In Stomatohabitans albus, one genomic interval encodes:
- a CDS encoding ATP-binding protein, with protein sequence MIGPARLMQVKANLIWRADGSIWAGWKVLEETFSQAIDGDESQQLRTLRAFLATIDTPTQLLGIANRVSTRDLAERCVTGVNEAHRDRWRRMAIADAGWIMAKRPIVRSSYVFAQIQSPQPLAQFRVTTNPKRVSQELKTLYQRMAIGLAIAPLTPPEIYALEGRVAGINATAPLGEIRAFEGGQPHERVGLQDRQIVKIQHNNNVFWQATGMLSFMPAQFLSPGLAAWFQAADTVNHPMDWAAFITPIPNAQARHRCAQQRRQLAGQEDEYAGDPAGAPPELQAALEALDREQRELQANPSEPALLLSMGWTVRHAQPGEVLAAFDQLKANLEPQGFGIDRPTGGQLDGLVSLCPGVREPITFGHYTQHLLPPDIAAGLPLSPVGVGDGQGIPIGIAPRGYQGACTAVFLDPSLGPATNRSGSLAVFGALGSGKSYFIKRMILGSLARGHRVSVLDRTIHGEYVQLAGVSGVSTRVVSLEEDQGLDPLRCLPGPAGEELATAVLSIIARVPPAEADGIRLAHAVHQVALQGGGLGDVPTYLAHDSETVHLAQRIDVMLRQPLAKVLVGTPDVSLNDVDYLCFHAPGLSLPDHDSTIHAHLAQEVLPAQIIGRAVVHLVTAMSHYAIMRNRERFGVHVVDEAWALTSSPAGLAMLLDAVRDGRKHNAALWLLSQDPADIGDDALARLMGTRVVFRCDEGALDKASDLLAIPRSQLADIPDLPTGSCVIRDLSGRVSRVDIGRAGDPAIHRALNTTPLGE encoded by the coding sequence ATGATTGGACCTGCACGATTGATGCAAGTGAAAGCCAATTTGATTTGGCGTGCAGATGGGTCTATCTGGGCAGGATGGAAGGTCCTTGAGGAAACCTTCTCGCAAGCCATCGATGGAGATGAGTCACAACAATTACGTACCTTGAGAGCCTTTTTAGCCACAATCGATACGCCAACCCAACTCCTTGGGATCGCAAATCGAGTGAGTACGCGTGACCTCGCTGAGCGTTGTGTTACAGGCGTCAATGAAGCACATCGAGACCGGTGGCGACGCATGGCCATTGCTGATGCGGGATGGATTATGGCTAAACGCCCGATTGTGCGTTCATCCTACGTCTTTGCCCAGATTCAAAGCCCCCAGCCTTTGGCACAATTTCGGGTTACTACGAATCCGAAGCGGGTAAGTCAAGAACTTAAAACCCTCTATCAACGCATGGCGATTGGGCTGGCAATTGCGCCACTCACCCCACCAGAGATATACGCCCTTGAAGGACGGGTCGCTGGCATTAACGCAACGGCTCCCCTCGGGGAAATTAGAGCTTTTGAAGGTGGCCAACCCCACGAACGCGTCGGCTTGCAAGACCGTCAAATCGTGAAGATTCAACACAATAACAACGTCTTTTGGCAAGCCACAGGCATGTTGAGTTTTATGCCTGCTCAGTTTCTCTCCCCTGGTCTTGCCGCCTGGTTCCAGGCTGCCGATACGGTCAATCACCCGATGGACTGGGCAGCATTCATTACGCCTATTCCCAATGCACAAGCGCGTCATCGATGTGCCCAGCAGCGCCGACAGTTAGCCGGTCAAGAAGATGAATATGCCGGTGATCCAGCTGGAGCGCCCCCCGAACTCCAAGCCGCCCTTGAAGCCCTGGACCGTGAACAACGCGAACTTCAAGCTAATCCGAGCGAACCAGCGTTGCTGTTGTCAATGGGGTGGACCGTTCGCCACGCCCAACCTGGAGAAGTGCTTGCCGCATTTGACCAACTAAAGGCAAACTTGGAACCGCAGGGATTTGGCATTGACCGTCCCACAGGCGGCCAACTCGATGGTCTGGTTTCATTGTGTCCGGGGGTTCGAGAGCCAATCACCTTTGGTCACTACACACAACACCTTCTCCCACCTGATATTGCGGCTGGCCTACCCCTATCACCAGTCGGCGTGGGTGATGGACAGGGTATCCCTATTGGGATTGCGCCGAGAGGATATCAAGGGGCTTGTACTGCTGTGTTCTTGGACCCTTCGCTCGGGCCAGCTACAAACCGCTCTGGGTCGTTGGCGGTATTTGGTGCTCTTGGATCAGGTAAGTCCTATTTCATTAAACGCATGATTTTAGGGTCACTTGCCAGGGGTCATCGCGTCAGTGTCCTTGACCGCACCATTCACGGTGAATATGTGCAATTAGCTGGTGTGAGTGGGGTGAGTACGAGAGTTGTTTCCCTGGAGGAAGACCAAGGGCTCGACCCGTTGCGTTGTCTGCCTGGCCCAGCGGGAGAGGAACTTGCTACCGCCGTATTGAGCATCATTGCCCGTGTGCCTCCAGCCGAAGCTGACGGTATCCGCTTAGCTCATGCGGTTCATCAAGTCGCCCTCCAAGGGGGTGGGCTTGGTGATGTACCCACCTACTTAGCACACGACTCAGAAACCGTACATCTTGCGCAACGTATTGACGTGATGTTGCGACAACCACTCGCCAAAGTGCTCGTTGGTACGCCAGACGTGTCTTTAAATGATGTTGACTACTTGTGTTTTCACGCCCCAGGGTTGAGTTTGCCAGACCATGATTCAACTATTCATGCACACCTCGCCCAAGAGGTTCTGCCGGCTCAGATTATTGGTCGTGCGGTCGTACACCTTGTAACGGCAATGAGCCACTATGCCATCATGCGAAATAGGGAACGATTTGGGGTACATGTAGTTGATGAGGCTTGGGCATTGACCTCTAGCCCGGCTGGGCTTGCGATGTTGCTTGATGCCGTTCGAGATGGGCGCAAACATAATGCGGCGCTGTGGTTGTTGAGCCAAGACCCTGCCGACATTGGTGATGACGCCCTGGCACGGTTAATGGGAACAAGGGTTGTCTTTCGTTGTGACGAGGGTGCATTGGATAAAGCATCTGATCTTCTCGCCATTCCACGTAGCCAGTTAGCTGATATTCCAGATTTACCGACAGGATCGTGTGTGATACGTGACTTGTCAGGTCGGGTGAGTCGTGTGGATATCGGGCGAGCTGGTGACCCGGCTATTCATCGCGCACTGAATACCACCCCGTTAGGTGAATGA
- a CDS encoding M23 family metallopeptidase gives MMHWLTRVTLMWLVATVAMGAVYWAYHDHQQRTVIATLARSAPIPNAAGEDGPLALFDGQAIPGVPVNGYLCPIAGRHHFIDSWGFPRSGGRTHKGQDMFGAIGTPLVAMVDGTISNMKVNRGLGGTTLWLTSARDGSAWYYAHLNGFAPGVHNGLFVKQGQVIAFLGKTGNARYTPPHLHIQYRPGGRGGRDVNNYSILRAACPRYK, from the coding sequence ATGATGCACTGGCTAACTCGTGTCACGCTCATGTGGTTGGTAGCAACTGTGGCCATGGGAGCGGTGTATTGGGCCTATCACGACCATCAACAACGCACCGTCATTGCCACCCTTGCCCGATCAGCTCCCATCCCGAATGCAGCCGGTGAAGACGGTCCGCTAGCCCTATTCGATGGTCAAGCCATTCCAGGTGTTCCAGTCAATGGGTATCTCTGTCCCATTGCAGGAAGGCATCACTTCATTGACTCGTGGGGGTTCCCTCGGTCGGGTGGGCGCACCCATAAAGGCCAAGACATGTTTGGCGCGATTGGTACTCCATTGGTGGCCATGGTTGATGGCACAATCTCAAATATGAAGGTCAATCGAGGGCTAGGCGGTACGACCTTGTGGCTGACGAGTGCCCGCGATGGATCAGCATGGTACTACGCCCATCTCAACGGTTTTGCCCCTGGTGTGCACAATGGCCTGTTTGTAAAACAGGGTCAGGTCATCGCCTTCTTAGGCAAAACGGGAAATGCCCGATATACCCCTCCACACCTGCATATCCAATATCGACCAGGCGGGCGAGGTGGCAGAGATGTAAATAACTATTCCATTCTTCGTGCCGCTTGCCCACGGTATAAGTAA
- a CDS encoding 1-phosphofructokinase family hexose kinase — translation MIITVTANPSVDRTIVLDQPLSPGKIQPITAVSVEAGGKGVNVARAIHQAGRNVRAIVPAPPGDLFLSLLDELGLTYTSVHVDAPTRMNLTICGHDGVITKLNELGGPYTSAQVQAFTDLVVEAALGASWIVLSGSLPTGMPAHWYSDVIPVLRTLGCKVAVDTSHEPLGALAERFPASAPDLIKPNSDELAQLSGMDAAQLEADAMQGNMEAIVNAATDLTNQGVDTVLVTLGAAGAVLVNADTALWASPPKVDVKSPIGAGDATVAGYVMAHESGADLDACLATAIAYGASATELAGSAQPNPEHVNPAYVDVKSW, via the coding sequence ATGATTATTACGGTTACGGCCAATCCGAGTGTTGATCGCACGATCGTGCTTGACCAACCCCTAAGCCCTGGGAAGATTCAACCCATCACCGCAGTGAGCGTGGAAGCCGGAGGTAAGGGGGTAAACGTTGCACGTGCTATTCATCAGGCTGGACGCAATGTGCGTGCTATTGTTCCGGCTCCACCTGGTGACTTGTTCCTATCTCTTTTAGATGAGCTGGGGTTGACATACACATCAGTTCATGTTGATGCGCCTACGAGAATGAATCTCACCATTTGTGGACACGATGGAGTGATAACGAAACTTAATGAACTTGGTGGACCATATACAAGTGCGCAAGTTCAAGCCTTTACCGACCTCGTCGTTGAAGCTGCTTTGGGTGCAAGTTGGATCGTGCTATCAGGTTCACTACCAACGGGTATGCCAGCTCATTGGTACAGCGATGTCATTCCGGTCTTGCGGACCTTAGGGTGCAAGGTTGCCGTTGATACATCGCACGAACCATTAGGCGCATTGGCTGAGCGTTTTCCAGCGTCTGCCCCCGATTTAATTAAACCCAACAGTGATGAGCTCGCCCAACTCAGTGGTATGGATGCTGCACAGTTGGAGGCCGATGCCATGCAGGGGAATATGGAAGCGATTGTAAATGCGGCCACTGACCTCACGAACCAGGGTGTTGATACCGTGCTCGTAACCCTCGGAGCTGCTGGCGCAGTATTGGTGAATGCCGATACCGCCCTCTGGGCAAGCCCGCCAAAAGTCGATGTAAAGAGCCCCATCGGTGCTGGTGACGCTACTGTTGCTGGCTATGTAATGGCGCATGAATCGGGTGCTGATCTTGATGCGTGTTTAGCAACTGCTATTGCGTATGGGGCAAGCGCAACTGAACTGGCGGGATCGGCCCAACCAAACCCCGAACATGTTAATCCTGCGTATGTTGATGTGAAATCTTGGTAG
- the bioB gene encoding biotin synthase BioB has translation MADLTYAQLDDMATRAINGEPVTRDEALAVLRASDAMTMPIVMAAGRIRRHFFDNRVKANFLINLKSGKCPEDCSYCSQSVNSTADVLKYSWLKPDEVVKQAKAGVAGGAQRVCLVASGRGPTDRDIDRVGKMIEGIKDLDPSVRVCTCLGLLKDGQADKLAAYGSDTYNHNLNTSPERYEEICTTHTYQDRQDTVTKAAGAGMYSCSGMIAGMGESDEELVDLAMALNRIGADSIPINFLLAFDGTVLADMENHLTPQRCLRIYSMVRFLNPSTEVRAAAGREEYLRSMQPMALEVCNSIFLGDYLTSEGAAGADDLRMIHDAGFVLEDAEGNPVPIDVDALPKQVSNHTVAPSGCGSGGGCGDCASAGSCGDAQFETELEVVFEPEPVVAEVDGCCGGHDGHAPKPASRKRGAGTEIPANA, from the coding sequence ATGGCAGACCTCACCTACGCCCAACTAGATGACATGGCCACTCGCGCAATCAATGGCGAGCCTGTTACCCGTGATGAAGCACTTGCGGTTCTTCGTGCAAGTGATGCGATGACAATGCCGATCGTGATGGCTGCAGGCCGGATCCGTCGGCATTTCTTTGATAATCGGGTTAAAGCAAACTTTTTGATTAACCTGAAAAGTGGTAAATGTCCTGAGGACTGCTCCTATTGTTCCCAGAGTGTGAATAGTACGGCTGATGTGCTGAAGTACTCCTGGCTCAAACCGGATGAGGTTGTTAAACAAGCCAAAGCCGGTGTGGCCGGTGGTGCGCAGCGTGTGTGTCTGGTTGCGAGCGGTCGTGGACCAACTGACCGTGATATTGACCGTGTAGGCAAGATGATTGAGGGCATTAAGGATCTTGACCCAAGCGTACGCGTGTGCACCTGCTTGGGTCTTTTGAAAGATGGTCAGGCGGACAAACTTGCTGCGTATGGCTCTGATACCTACAACCACAACCTGAATACCAGCCCAGAACGTTACGAAGAAATCTGCACAACCCATACCTACCAGGATCGTCAGGACACAGTGACAAAGGCAGCTGGTGCGGGTATGTATTCATGCTCAGGAATGATTGCGGGTATGGGTGAGTCCGATGAAGAACTCGTTGACCTCGCCATGGCGTTGAACCGTATCGGTGCCGACAGTATCCCTATCAACTTCTTATTGGCCTTTGATGGCACTGTGTTGGCTGATATGGAAAACCATCTCACCCCACAGCGTTGTTTACGTATCTATTCGATGGTTCGATTCTTGAACCCATCTACCGAAGTGCGCGCTGCCGCTGGCCGTGAGGAATACCTACGCTCCATGCAGCCCATGGCCTTAGAGGTGTGCAACTCCATTTTTCTTGGTGACTATCTGACCAGTGAGGGTGCTGCCGGTGCTGACGACCTGCGCATGATTCATGACGCAGGCTTCGTGCTCGAAGATGCCGAAGGAAACCCCGTGCCCATTGATGTGGATGCCTTACCCAAGCAGGTAAGCAATCACACGGTGGCCCCGTCTGGGTGTGGCAGTGGTGGGGGTTGTGGCGATTGTGCCTCTGCCGGGTCTTGCGGTGATGCTCAGTTTGAAACCGAACTCGAAGTAGTCTTTGAACCAGAGCCAGTTGTGGCTGAGGTTGACGGTTGCTGTGGTGGTCATGATGGGCATGCACCCAAACCCGCCAGTCGTAAGCGTGGGGCAGGTACCGAAATCCCCGCCAACGCCTAA